Proteins encoded in a region of the bacterium genome:
- a CDS encoding phage major capsid protein, giving the protein LQSIQRIVDEKMAAAGFTALEYLGAGKRVSVVLDGGKNGQIPENTAYFLNESYFSYRPHSARNFTVVGGDRANVNQDAIVRFYAWAGNMTTSGRQYQAVLFS; this is encoded by the coding sequence GCTTCAGTCGATCCAGCGCATCGTTGATGAGAAGATGGCGGCGGCGGGCTTCACGGCGCTCGAATATCTCGGCGCCGGCAAGCGCGTGTCGGTTGTGCTCGACGGCGGCAAGAACGGCCAGATTCCGGAGAATACGGCCTACTTCCTCAACGAGAGCTACTTCTCCTACCGCCCGCATTCGGCCCGCAACTTCACTGTCGTCGGCGGTGATCGCGCGAATGTGAACCAGGACGCGATTGTGCGCTTCTACGCTTGGGCGGGAAACATGACGACTTCCGGCCGGCAGTATCAGGCGGTTCTTTTCTCCTGA